From one Triticum urartu cultivar G1812 chromosome 3, Tu2.1, whole genome shotgun sequence genomic stretch:
- the LOC125543288 gene encoding protein DJ-1 homolog A-like produces MAAAASSLARRAVSCRRLLLSRAFAAAARPAKRVLVPVAAGTEPVEAAATADVLNRAGARVTVATVASAPAGDEGLLVEAAYGVKLVAGGRVADLEGEAFDLIALPGGMPGSVNLRECKVLERMVKMHAEKGELYGAICAAPAVTLAHWGMLKGLKATCYPSFMEKFTAEVIPVNSRVVVDRNVVTSQGPGTAIEFALALVEQLYDKEKMEEVAGPLYVRPQHGADYTIKELNSVEWKCSGTPQVLVPVANGSEEIEALNLIDVLRRAGANVTVASVEDTLQIVTRRHKFNLIADMMLDEAAKMEFDLIVMPGGLSGAQKFASTDKLVDLLKKQAGSGKAYGAICASPAHVLEPHGLLKGKKATAFPPMAHLLTDQSLCENRVVIDGNLITSRAPGTATEFALAIVEKLFGREKAVSVAKEFVFM; encoded by the exons ATGGCCGCAGCCGCCTCCTCGCTGGCGAGGCGGGCCGTCTCCTGCCGCCGCCTGCTCCTCTCCCGcgccttcgccgccgccgcccgcccggcCAAGCGGGTGCTCGTGCCGGTCGCCGCCGGCACGGAGCCGGTCGAGGCGGCCGCCACGGCCGACGTCCTCAACCGCGCCGGCGCGCGGGTCACCGTCGCGACCGTCGCCTCCGCGCCGGCCGGGGACGAGGGACTCCTCGTGGAGGCCGCCTACGGGGTcaagctcgtcgccggcggccGCGTCGCCGACCTCGAAGGCGAGGCCTTCGACCTCATCGCCCTGCCG GGCGGGATGCCGGGGTCAGTTAATCTTAGAGAATGTAAAGTACTCGAGAGGATGGTCAAGATGCATGCGGAGAAGGGGGAACTCTACGGCGCCATTTGCGCTGCGCCGGCAGTGACGTTGGCCCATTGGGGCATGCTCAAAGGTTTAAAG GCGACTTGCTACCCGTCATTCATGGAGAAGTTCACTGCTGAAGTGATCCCTGTGAACTCCAGGGTGGTGGTGGATAGAAATGTGGTGACCAGCCAGGGTCCGGGAACAGCAATTGAATTTGCTCTTGCTCTGGTGGAGCAGCTATATGACAAAGAGAAGATGGAGGAGGTTGCTGGACCTCTG TATGTCCGCCCTCAACATGGCGCTGACTATACCATCAAAGAGCTTAATTCAGTTGAATGGAAATGCAGTGGTACACCTCAG GTTCTTGTGCCAGTTGCTAATGGTTCAGAGGAAATTGAAGCTCTTAATTTAATAGACGTCTTGCGTAGAGCAGGCGCAAATGTTACAGTTGCGTCAGTTGAGGATACCCTGCAAATCGTGACCCGGCGTCACAAGTTTAATCTGATAGCTGACATGATGTTGGACGAAGCTGCTAAAATGGAATTTGATCTGATTGTCATGCCG GGCGGTCTGTCGGGTGCTCAAAAGTTTGCTAGTACAGACAAACTTGTTGATTTACTAAAGAAGCAGGCAGGATCTGGTAAAGCCTATGGTGCAATATGTGCTTCCCCAGCTCATGTCCTCGAGCCCCACGGTTTACTGAAG GGGAAGAAGGCGACGGCGTTTCCACCCATGGCGCACTTGCTTACTGATCAGAGCCTATGTGAGAACAGGGTTGTGATTGACGGTAATCTTATCACTAGCAGAGCCCCAGGGACTGCGACGGAGTTCGCCCTGGCCATTGTTGAGAAGCTATTTGGTCGAGAGAAAGCGGTCAGTGTAGCTAAGGAGTTTGTTTTTATGTGA